Proteins encoded in a region of the Myxococcus virescens genome:
- a CDS encoding lipoxygenase family protein yields the protein MTVEYKLTIRTGTKLGAGTDANISIVLVGTRGQSAPCLLDKHFHNDFEAGAEDEYALASEDLGDLVLLRFSNAGGVAADWLLDWATVTAGEKQWRFPFYRWVLGGATVDVLEGTAKLARQAGSERESTARRELLEARQRMYPWRAPEMTEGLPGALDLSEGRSLPKDELYRGLTEGSYEVVIAKTLAAIKLNLPMLTRAWNGLVDIFDFFKHLEVPQLAQRWKDDLEFARQAIQGIAPLHITLVPSLPQGMPLTDDDVRGLLSPGTTLARALDAKRIFLLDFEILDDIRMYRKVGEDGVEERRWAPAARCLLYLDDQRQLRPLAIQLGRDAQKDPVFTPNDDAYDWLAAKIYLRCSEGNAHQMVTHALRTHFVAEPFVMATMRNLPDPHPVYKLLRRHFRYTLAINEGARKGLLDTGGVFDDFIATGGPDKGHLQLGKKGFQRWTLADNKPRQDLERRGVLDPAVLPNYPYRDDALPLWDAFEEYVGGVLRHFYRTDAELEADTEMQQWWKDLTEHGLPVDKLPCQELRRVDDLIDILTTVLFTVSVQHAAVNYLQYEHYAFVPNAPLSMRREPPRQKGTLRAEDIPEMIPTKSQMLWQVAIGRALSSFGDDEEYLLHEGGWREEYFHEPELVAIRQRFQERLRAQREAVEARNAGAEVPYTVLRPDRIPCGITV from the coding sequence ATGACTGTCGAGTACAAACTCACGATTCGGACGGGCACGAAGCTCGGCGCGGGGACGGATGCGAACATCTCCATCGTCCTCGTGGGCACGCGAGGACAGAGCGCCCCCTGCTTGCTGGACAAGCACTTCCACAACGACTTCGAGGCGGGCGCGGAGGACGAATACGCCCTCGCCTCCGAGGACCTCGGTGACCTGGTCCTGTTGCGCTTCAGCAACGCGGGCGGCGTGGCGGCCGATTGGCTGCTCGACTGGGCAACCGTCACGGCCGGAGAGAAGCAGTGGCGCTTCCCTTTCTACCGGTGGGTGCTGGGTGGCGCCACGGTCGACGTGCTCGAGGGGACCGCGAAGCTCGCTCGCCAGGCAGGCAGCGAGCGCGAGTCCACGGCGCGGCGCGAGCTGCTCGAGGCCCGCCAGCGGATGTACCCGTGGCGCGCGCCTGAGATGACCGAGGGGCTTCCCGGCGCGCTCGACCTCAGCGAGGGGAGGTCCCTGCCGAAGGACGAGCTCTACCGGGGCCTGACGGAGGGCAGCTACGAAGTGGTCATCGCCAAGACGCTGGCGGCCATCAAGCTGAACCTGCCCATGCTGACCCGCGCCTGGAACGGGCTGGTGGACATCTTCGACTTCTTCAAACACCTGGAGGTGCCCCAGCTCGCCCAGCGCTGGAAAGACGACCTCGAGTTCGCTCGGCAGGCCATCCAGGGCATCGCCCCGCTCCACATCACGCTCGTCCCCAGTCTGCCGCAGGGCATGCCGCTCACCGACGACGACGTCCGGGGCCTCTTGTCGCCCGGCACCACGCTGGCCAGGGCGCTCGACGCCAAGCGCATCTTCCTGCTCGACTTCGAAATCCTCGACGACATCAGGATGTACCGGAAGGTCGGCGAGGACGGCGTCGAGGAGCGACGCTGGGCTCCCGCGGCGCGCTGCCTGCTGTACCTGGATGACCAGCGTCAGCTGCGGCCGCTGGCCATCCAGCTCGGGCGCGACGCCCAGAAGGACCCCGTCTTTACGCCGAACGACGACGCGTACGACTGGCTCGCCGCGAAAATCTACCTCCGGTGCAGCGAGGGCAACGCGCACCAGATGGTGACGCACGCGCTGCGCACACACTTCGTGGCGGAGCCGTTCGTCATGGCGACGATGCGCAACCTGCCGGACCCGCACCCCGTCTACAAGCTGCTGCGGCGGCACTTCCGCTACACGCTCGCCATCAACGAGGGCGCACGCAAGGGCCTGCTCGACACGGGCGGGGTGTTCGACGACTTCATCGCGACGGGCGGCCCCGACAAGGGCCACCTCCAGTTGGGCAAGAAGGGCTTCCAGCGCTGGACGCTGGCGGACAACAAGCCCCGTCAGGACCTCGAGCGGCGGGGCGTGCTGGACCCGGCCGTGCTCCCCAACTACCCGTACCGGGACGACGCCCTGCCCTTGTGGGACGCGTTCGAGGAGTACGTCGGCGGCGTCCTCAGGCACTTCTACCGGACCGATGCCGAACTCGAGGCCGACACCGAGATGCAGCAATGGTGGAAGGACCTCACCGAGCACGGGCTGCCCGTGGACAAGCTCCCCTGCCAGGAGCTGCGCCGCGTCGACGACCTGATCGACATCCTCACCACCGTCCTCTTCACGGTCAGCGTGCAGCACGCGGCGGTGAACTACCTGCAATACGAGCACTACGCCTTCGTACCGAATGCGCCCCTGAGCATGCGCCGGGAGCCCCCCCGGCAGAAGGGGACGCTGCGTGCCGAGGACATCCCCGAGATGATTCCCACCAAGTCCCAGATGCTCTGGCAGGTCGCCATCGGCCGGGCGCTCTCCAGCTTCGGAGACGACGAGGAGTACCTGCTGCACGAGGGCGGCTGGCGCGAGGAGTACTTCCACGAGCCAGAGCTGGTGGCCATCCGCCAGCGATTCCAGGAGCGCCTGCGCGCCCAGCGCGAGGCGGTGGAGGCGCGCAACGCGGGCGCCGAGGTGCCCTACACCGTCCTGCGTCCCGACCGGATTCCCTGCGGCATCACCGTCTGA
- a CDS encoding lipoxygenase family protein: protein MMFAGLRRWMGALGGKGRESGSNEVLDAEELSRWYSGLALEERLAISRELAPRVRAVRPAREPSTLPAVAVGRLVFEQDGPQGPIPLHHIKVELWDRDFGTPDDFLGEGFTDSDGCFSIRYDPADAGVNDLPDLEVRFFEPQHSFRPDGRVVEAWRRIGSEKGPDDHGGLHYDFGTLRLPYWEYDPTTPLARLLVTEEGTPPTAYAPGRALAMLKSVAPIELVKRRHLLQGRLGQAPSLDRIQADYPEAMTVRMERESPGSTRTDAFFGERLLNGMFSTLMDGDPEAPGDPEAFRLYFPWNAYEQDGVHCLPDVDVRLRLVEGRLLPVRIILGMREPGATAPGSPVTRRSYTPADGEAWEAAKRMARVSATLETELGNHLGQCHFNVEQYAIAAHRNLRRSPLRWLLMPHLREVVLINHSANGFLVGPTGYITRASALTERSVETRLLHLMGSYDWKGFAPAPPICESHRYARAAGLFWRLVGEHVDAFFAEHGAALEAQWCEVRRFSDDLVAHSAPAFVCRYLRATVPGKAAPWFVRSERMDLDAKVAATHAKAVSAVTQTDAPQPGEMEALKQLCRYVIYFATFRHAWANNLQWDDAGEVLYACLGLRWGKAGALSTEADHDVAPPPEEATEMLWISWMLSKTSYGFLLANEEADVHPRFVECLRAHAAEFSALGMDIRTVSSRINI, encoded by the coding sequence ATGATGTTCGCAGGGCTGCGCCGATGGATGGGCGCTCTCGGGGGCAAAGGACGCGAGAGCGGAAGCAACGAGGTGCTCGACGCGGAGGAGCTGTCCAGGTGGTACTCGGGGCTCGCGCTCGAGGAGCGTCTGGCCATCAGCCGCGAGCTCGCACCGCGCGTCCGGGCTGTCCGTCCCGCGAGGGAGCCCAGCACGCTGCCAGCCGTCGCGGTCGGGCGGCTGGTCTTCGAGCAGGACGGGCCCCAGGGCCCCATTCCCCTGCATCACATCAAGGTGGAGCTGTGGGACCGGGACTTCGGCACGCCGGATGACTTCCTGGGGGAGGGCTTCACAGACTCGGATGGATGTTTTTCCATTCGCTATGACCCGGCCGACGCGGGCGTGAATGACCTGCCCGACCTGGAGGTGCGCTTCTTCGAGCCCCAGCACAGCTTCCGCCCGGATGGGCGGGTGGTGGAGGCATGGCGCCGCATCGGCTCCGAGAAGGGGCCGGATGACCATGGTGGGCTCCACTACGACTTCGGCACGCTGCGGCTGCCTTACTGGGAGTACGACCCCACGACGCCGCTGGCCCGGTTGCTCGTCACGGAGGAGGGGACTCCGCCCACGGCCTACGCGCCGGGGCGCGCGCTGGCGATGCTGAAGTCGGTGGCGCCCATCGAGCTCGTCAAGCGCCGCCACCTGCTCCAGGGACGGCTGGGGCAGGCGCCGAGCCTGGACAGGATTCAGGCGGACTATCCGGAGGCGATGACGGTGCGGATGGAGCGCGAGTCGCCGGGCTCCACGCGCACCGACGCCTTCTTCGGAGAGCGGCTGCTCAACGGCATGTTCTCCACCCTCATGGATGGAGACCCGGAGGCCCCCGGCGATCCGGAGGCGTTCCGGCTCTACTTCCCGTGGAACGCTTACGAGCAGGACGGTGTCCACTGCCTGCCGGACGTGGACGTGCGGCTGCGGCTGGTGGAGGGGCGGCTGTTGCCGGTGCGCATCATCCTGGGCATGCGCGAGCCGGGCGCGACGGCGCCAGGCTCTCCCGTGACGCGGCGGAGCTACACGCCCGCGGACGGCGAGGCCTGGGAGGCCGCCAAGCGGATGGCGCGGGTGAGCGCGACGCTGGAGACGGAGCTGGGCAACCACCTGGGGCAGTGCCACTTCAACGTGGAGCAGTACGCCATCGCCGCGCACCGCAATCTGCGCCGCAGTCCGCTGCGCTGGCTGCTCATGCCGCACCTGCGGGAGGTGGTCCTCATCAACCACTCCGCCAACGGCTTCCTCGTCGGCCCCACCGGCTACATCACCCGCGCCAGCGCGCTCACCGAGCGCAGCGTGGAGACGCGGCTGTTGCACCTGATGGGCAGCTACGACTGGAAGGGCTTCGCGCCCGCGCCGCCCATCTGCGAGTCGCACCGCTACGCACGCGCGGCGGGCCTGTTCTGGCGGCTGGTCGGGGAGCACGTGGATGCCTTCTTCGCGGAGCACGGCGCGGCGTTGGAGGCGCAGTGGTGCGAGGTGCGGCGCTTCTCGGACGACCTGGTGGCGCACTCGGCGCCCGCCTTCGTGTGCCGCTACCTGCGCGCGACGGTGCCGGGAAAGGCCGCGCCGTGGTTCGTGCGCTCCGAGCGCATGGACCTGGACGCGAAGGTCGCCGCGACCCACGCCAAGGCCGTCAGCGCGGTGACCCAGACGGACGCGCCCCAGCCCGGAGAGATGGAGGCGCTCAAGCAGTTGTGCCGGTACGTCATCTACTTCGCGACCTTCCGCCATGCCTGGGCCAACAACCTCCAATGGGACGACGCGGGCGAGGTGCTCTATGCGTGCCTGGGCCTGCGCTGGGGCAAGGCGGGCGCGCTGTCGACGGAGGCGGACCATGACGTCGCGCCGCCTCCGGAGGAGGCCACGGAGATGCTGTGGATTTCGTGGATGCTCTCGAAGACGAGCTACGGCTTCCTGCTGGCGAACGAGGAGGCGGACGTGCACCCCCGCTTCGTGGAGTGCCTGCGCGCCCACGCCGCCGAGTTCTCCGCGTTGGGGATGGACATCCGCACCGTCAGCTCCCGCATCAACATCTAA
- a CDS encoding cadherin-like domain-containing protein yields the protein MSLVLLVWLGCRSQPPPAEPVATSASTTVTAPFDVAAVMRQVHFAYRPSGEEWSGGHSTYDVRASVEGLALTPVLPREGAPKSEPLRLGQARIQRGGVRLTTGKTKGSVDAEGRLLLEREGLTEHLSNAEDGVTQSWRLDHAPPGDGDLRMDIPVCGLSFAGSTADGLHFATPRSALGFRYGHAAWVDGEGRRTELPSGYANDTIGVTVPEVLLKSSAFPITLSVVITPEQGVDLPIQGPAWGNWMHGVAVGSNGTDYLVVWFDLRDGTAPNLFGARVSSTGVVLDPAGISISSERGDRLSATVASNGADYLVVWASTDSVENERREDIRAARVTSGGHVEDTPSILLSPDNHAERMPSVASVGPDYLVVWERWRYGGAERSIVATRVTSAGQRLDPVTLNLSDPERDHLTPSVASNGTEYLVAWLELRTTGEQALLGARVSPQGEVVPESRRVIAGNPQGLPTSPAVASNGAGFLVAWVDRQEGDARGSYCARLSSAGDVLDTTGLRISSQLPTSFDARLRVAGNDVDYLVVWEQADGVHGVVVPPEGMLGPQQVLSANTSLLRHDTPDVASNGTDFFAVWETWNVTTNFFSSTIQGTRVTGAGTVVDAPSPLLVTAASNTQSAPAVATNGTTYLAVWNDFRGGASDIIGARVSLSGELLDPQGIAIAAAEFDQRTPSIASNGSDYLVLWDTRDPNVSTRSVIKGALVAGAGQVLSPTPLSFPSGAWYVAGSAAVASNGTDYLVVWESYDLGSSAVLGVRVTREGDVLDSPFLVLARAREHAWPAVTFNGEHYFVVWLNKRTLTPGEWEVHGVRVTSAGVVVDPPGRRLAAIPAEPSDLRLASNGKDALVVWRAGNAVRAARVTHEGTSLDPFGILVAQSPRGLTSARVASLGTEYLVVWRDFRNESPDTSTDRFKGDIYGARVTGAGLVREPAGLAISVSASVEAMPAIVSSPLRRSAFVVYERYDDSPSFMSRRVRGRFVSFNDNEPPAAMDQGLLLPEDSSLPFTLQGTDPEGLGLSYVLGPAPSRGTLTGTGADYRYTPTSHFHGSDSFTFQVSDGELLSAPATVSFQVTPVNDAPSVPEPLAPTDGSESEGGLSTFRWSASTDIEGDAVSYHLEFLREGVVSRTHVASSTTYTLTLAEALPEGRYSWRVRAVDAGNASSAPSSERVLVSLPRENLPPTASGQTASTNEDTALPLLLQGQDPEGQPLTFTVTTPPTNGVLTGQGAALTYMPRENFHGTDSLVFTVSDGAQSSAPATVSIQVMSINDAPTVPGLLAPENGVVLVEGARVALQWAPSTDVESDAVDYVVELLQAGAVIHRHVMEPAARELVVEGGLAPGDWRWRVSARDAWGAASAPSVERSLTVTPKSALPPSATPRTVVTREETRVDFVLEGHDPMGRMLMFSIESLPEHGTLGGASEYRNYTPAADFHGEDHFTFRVYNGETWSEPATVTLQVASINDVPSVPRLLAPADGAVVEGGLATFQWEASVDVDGDPLDYVLEFLQEGRVVWTFALPGATSRELVGEDERLAVGRYSWRVRAVDGQGGSSDMAPERAFTVVARVPPPVDSPGGDPEAPPASGCGCGATSGSASAPFALALLRWLTRRGARAARVPSSLLPSRS from the coding sequence GTGTCGTTGGTCCTCCTGGTCTGGCTGGGCTGCCGCTCGCAGCCTCCTCCTGCCGAGCCCGTCGCCACGTCCGCGAGCACGACCGTCACCGCGCCCTTCGACGTCGCCGCCGTCATGAGGCAGGTCCACTTCGCCTATCGTCCCTCGGGGGAGGAGTGGAGCGGTGGCCACTCGACGTATGACGTCCGGGCCTCGGTAGAGGGGCTGGCCCTGACGCCTGTCCTGCCCCGGGAGGGCGCGCCGAAGAGCGAGCCACTGCGGCTGGGGCAGGCGCGGATTCAGCGGGGAGGCGTTCGACTGACGACGGGGAAGACGAAAGGAAGCGTGGACGCGGAGGGGCGCCTCCTTCTGGAGCGTGAGGGGCTCACGGAGCATCTGAGCAACGCCGAGGATGGCGTCACCCAGTCATGGCGGCTCGACCACGCGCCGCCGGGAGACGGAGACCTCCGGATGGACATACCGGTCTGCGGGCTCTCCTTCGCGGGGAGCACGGCCGATGGGCTCCACTTCGCGACGCCTCGGTCGGCTCTCGGGTTCCGCTATGGCCATGCCGCCTGGGTGGATGGCGAGGGCCGGCGCACGGAGCTTCCTTCCGGGTATGCGAATGACACCATCGGAGTCACCGTGCCGGAGGTGCTCCTGAAGTCCTCCGCCTTCCCAATCACCCTCTCGGTGGTCATCACTCCCGAGCAGGGAGTGGACCTGCCCATCCAGGGGCCCGCCTGGGGGAACTGGATGCACGGCGTCGCGGTGGGCTCCAATGGCACCGACTACCTCGTCGTCTGGTTCGACTTGCGCGACGGCACTGCACCCAATCTCTTCGGCGCGCGGGTCTCGAGCACAGGGGTGGTGCTGGACCCCGCTGGCATCAGCATCTCCTCGGAACGTGGCGACCGGCTATCGGCGACGGTGGCGTCGAACGGCGCCGACTACCTGGTCGTCTGGGCGTCCACCGACTCCGTAGAAAATGAGCGGAGGGAAGACATCCGGGCCGCCCGAGTGACGAGCGGCGGACACGTGGAGGACACACCGAGCATCCTCCTATCGCCCGACAACCATGCCGAACGCATGCCGAGCGTTGCCTCGGTGGGCCCGGACTACCTCGTCGTCTGGGAGCGGTGGCGTTACGGCGGCGCGGAGCGGAGCATCGTGGCGACGCGCGTAACGAGCGCGGGCCAGCGGCTCGACCCCGTGACCTTGAATCTGTCGGACCCGGAGCGTGACCACCTCACGCCCTCGGTGGCATCCAATGGCACGGAGTACCTCGTCGCCTGGCTCGAGCTACGCACCACGGGAGAGCAGGCGCTTCTCGGAGCGCGTGTCTCACCGCAGGGAGAGGTGGTGCCGGAGTCCCGCCGCGTCATCGCCGGCAATCCCCAGGGACTGCCGACAAGCCCGGCGGTGGCATCCAATGGCGCAGGGTTCCTCGTCGCATGGGTGGACCGGCAGGAAGGCGACGCGAGAGGCAGCTACTGCGCGCGCCTCTCCTCCGCGGGCGACGTGCTGGACACGACGGGCCTGCGCATCTCCTCGCAGCTCCCCACCAGCTTCGACGCCAGGCTGCGCGTGGCGGGCAATGACGTGGACTACCTCGTCGTCTGGGAACAGGCTGATGGCGTCCACGGCGTCGTCGTCCCCCCCGAAGGGATGCTCGGGCCCCAGCAGGTGCTGAGCGCGAATACCTCTCTCTTGAGGCACGACACTCCCGACGTAGCGTCGAATGGTACGGACTTCTTCGCCGTCTGGGAGACGTGGAATGTGACCACGAACTTCTTCTCCTCCACGATTCAGGGGACCCGGGTGACAGGAGCGGGGACGGTGGTGGATGCGCCCTCGCCGCTGCTCGTCACCGCCGCGAGCAACACTCAAAGCGCGCCAGCGGTGGCGACCAATGGCACGACCTATCTCGCCGTGTGGAATGACTTTCGCGGTGGAGCGTCGGACATCATCGGCGCGCGAGTGTCCCTCTCTGGCGAGCTCCTGGATCCACAGGGCATCGCCATTGCCGCCGCCGAATTCGATCAGCGAACGCCCTCCATTGCCTCCAATGGCTCGGACTATCTCGTCTTGTGGGACACCCGTGACCCAAACGTTTCGACCCGTTCCGTTATCAAGGGCGCGCTGGTGGCCGGGGCCGGACAGGTGTTGAGCCCCACCCCGCTGAGCTTCCCCTCCGGGGCGTGGTACGTGGCAGGGAGCGCGGCCGTGGCCTCGAACGGGACGGACTACCTCGTCGTCTGGGAGAGTTACGACCTCGGCAGCAGCGCCGTTCTCGGGGTTCGGGTGACGCGCGAGGGCGACGTGCTCGACAGTCCATTCCTGGTGCTGGCCAGAGCCCGGGAGCACGCGTGGCCGGCGGTCACCTTCAACGGGGAGCACTACTTCGTCGTCTGGCTGAACAAGCGGACCCTCACTCCCGGCGAATGGGAAGTCCATGGAGTACGCGTGACGAGCGCGGGCGTGGTGGTGGACCCTCCAGGCCGGCGACTCGCCGCCATCCCCGCTGAGCCGAGCGACCTGCGACTGGCCTCGAATGGGAAGGACGCCCTGGTGGTCTGGCGCGCCGGTAACGCCGTCCGTGCGGCGCGCGTGACACACGAGGGAACGAGCCTGGACCCCTTCGGTATCCTCGTTGCCCAGTCCCCCAGGGGACTCACTTCCGCGCGCGTGGCCTCCCTGGGGACGGAGTACCTCGTCGTCTGGCGGGACTTCCGGAACGAGTCCCCGGACACGTCCACCGACCGTTTCAAGGGTGACATCTATGGGGCCCGGGTGACGGGGGCGGGGCTTGTGCGCGAGCCCGCAGGGCTCGCCATCTCCGTATCCGCGTCGGTTGAGGCGATGCCCGCCATCGTCTCATCCCCGCTGCGCCGGTCCGCGTTCGTCGTCTACGAGCGCTATGACGACTCGCCGTCCTTCATGAGCCGGCGAGTCCGGGGGCGATTCGTCTCCTTCAACGATAACGAGCCGCCCGCCGCCATGGACCAGGGCCTCCTGCTCCCCGAGGACTCCTCACTCCCCTTCACCCTCCAAGGCACGGACCCCGAAGGGCTGGGGCTCTCCTATGTCCTGGGGCCCGCGCCATCGCGTGGCACGCTCACTGGCACGGGCGCGGACTACCGCTACACGCCTACGTCCCACTTCCATGGCTCCGACAGCTTCACCTTCCAGGTCTCGGATGGAGAGCTGCTCTCCGCACCCGCGACCGTCTCGTTCCAGGTGACGCCCGTCAATGATGCGCCGTCGGTGCCGGAGCCGCTGGCGCCGACGGATGGCTCCGAGTCCGAGGGCGGGCTCTCCACCTTCCGCTGGAGCGCCTCCACGGACATTGAAGGGGACGCCGTGAGCTATCACCTGGAGTTCCTCCGGGAGGGCGTGGTGTCGCGGACGCACGTCGCTTCGTCGACCACGTACACGCTGACCCTGGCGGAGGCCCTTCCCGAGGGGCGGTACTCCTGGCGAGTGCGGGCCGTGGATGCCGGGAATGCCTCGAGCGCGCCCTCCTCGGAGCGTGTCCTCGTCTCCCTGCCACGGGAGAACCTGCCGCCGACCGCGAGCGGCCAGACCGCCTCCACGAATGAGGACACCGCGCTGCCCCTCCTCCTCCAGGGGCAGGACCCAGAAGGACAGCCCCTCACCTTCACGGTGACGACGCCCCCAACGAATGGCGTCCTGACAGGACAGGGGGCTGCGTTGACATACATGCCTCGCGAGAACTTCCACGGCACCGACAGTCTCGTCTTCACGGTCTCCGACGGCGCGCAGTCATCCGCTCCGGCGACGGTGTCCATCCAGGTCATGTCCATCAACGACGCGCCGACCGTCCCAGGGCTGTTGGCTCCCGAGAACGGGGTGGTCCTCGTGGAGGGAGCGCGGGTTGCGCTCCAGTGGGCGCCTTCCACGGATGTCGAGTCGGACGCCGTGGACTACGTCGTGGAGTTGCTCCAGGCGGGTGCCGTCATCCATCGCCATGTCATGGAGCCAGCGGCGCGTGAGCTCGTCGTCGAGGGAGGGCTGGCCCCAGGTGACTGGCGCTGGCGAGTGAGCGCGCGCGACGCGTGGGGGGCCGCCAGCGCCCCCTCCGTGGAACGGTCCCTCACCGTGACTCCGAAGTCCGCCTTGCCGCCCTCGGCCACGCCAAGAACGGTGGTCACGCGGGAGGAGACACGCGTCGACTTCGTGCTCGAGGGCCATGACCCCATGGGCCGCATGCTCATGTTCAGCATCGAGTCTCTGCCGGAGCACGGCACCCTGGGGGGCGCGAGCGAGTATCGCAACTACACGCCCGCGGCGGACTTCCATGGCGAGGACCACTTCACCTTCCGCGTCTACAACGGCGAGACGTGGTCCGAGCCCGCCACGGTGACCCTCCAGGTGGCGTCCATCAACGATGTGCCTTCCGTTCCCCGGCTCCTCGCTCCCGCCGACGGAGCGGTGGTGGAAGGGGGCCTCGCCACGTTCCAGTGGGAGGCGTCCGTGGACGTCGACGGAGACCCGCTGGACTACGTGCTGGAGTTCCTCCAGGAGGGGCGCGTCGTCTGGACCTTCGCACTTCCCGGGGCCACGTCACGGGAGCTCGTGGGGGAGGATGAGCGGCTCGCGGTGGGCCGCTACTCCTGGCGGGTCCGGGCAGTGGATGGCCAGGGAGGCTCCAGCGACATGGCGCCCGAGCGCGCCTTCACCGTGGTGGCCCGTGTCCCGCCTCCCGTTGATTCGCCTGGAGGCGACCCCGAGGCGCCGCCAGCTTCGGGGTGTGGCTGTGGGGCCACCTCGGGGAGCGCCTCGGCTCCGTTCGCCCTCGCGCTCCTGCGATGGCTCACGCGTCGCGGCGCCCGCGCTGCGCGAGTCCCGTCCTCTCTTCTCCCGAGCCGGAGCTGA